In a genomic window of Passer domesticus isolate bPasDom1 chromosome 3, bPasDom1.hap1, whole genome shotgun sequence:
- the EXTL3 gene encoding exostosin-like 3, translating into MTGYTMLRNGGVGNGGQPWVLRWSSRIRLTWLSFTLFVILVFFPLIAHYYLTTIDDADDAGKRIFGPRTGNELCEVKHVQDLCRIRESVSEELLQLEAKRQELNSEIAKLNLKIEACKKSIENAKQDLLQLKNVISQTEHSYKELMAQNQPKLSLPIRLLPDKDDATFPLPKSNRNCRLHNCFDYSRCPLTSGFPVYVYNSDDYPFGSSLDPLIKQAFEATVRTNVYVTENANIACVYIILVGEMQEPVMPKPTELEQQLHSLPYWRTDGHNHLIINLSRKSETQNFIYNISTGRAMIAQSTFYDAQYRPGFDIVVSPLVHAMSEPNFLEIPPQVPVKRKYLFSFQGEKIESLRSSLQEVRSFEEEIEGNAPADYDDRIITTLKAVQDSKLDFVLVEFTCKNQPKASLPTEWALCGEREDRLELLKLSTFALIITPGDTRLVISAGCTMRLFEALEVGAIPVVLGEQVQLPYNDVIRWNEAALIIPKPRITEVHFLLRSISDNDLLAMRRQGRFLWETYFSTSDNVFSTVLAIIRTRIQIPAAPIREEPAVEIPHRSGKAAGTDPNMADNGDLDLGPVETEPPYASPKYLRNFTLTAMDIYRNWNSAPGPFHLFPYTPFDPVLPSEAKFLGSGTGFRPIGGGAGGSGKEFQAALGGNVPREQFTVVMLTYEREEVLMNSLERLNGLPYLNKVVVVWNSPKLPSEDLLWPDIGVPIMVVRTEKNSLNNRFLPWDEIETEAILSIDDDAHLRHDEIMFGFRVWREARDRIVGFPGRYHAWDIPHQSWLYNSNYSCELSMVLTGAAFFHKYYAYLYSYVMPQAIRDMVDEYINCEDIAMNFLVSHLTRKPPIKVTSRWTFRCPGCPQALSHDDSHFHERHKCINFFVKVYGYMPLLYTQFRVDSVLFKTRLPHDKTKCFKFI; encoded by the exons ATGACTGGCTATACGATGTTGCGCAATGGGGGAGTGGGGAACGGAGGCCAGCCGTGGGTGTTGAGGTGGTCCAGTCGGATCCGGCTCACCTGGCTTAGCTTCACCCTCTTCGTCATCCTCGTTTTCTTCCCCCTCATTGCCCACTACTACCTGACCACCATCGACGACGCGGACGATGCCGGCAAGCGCATCTTCGGGCCCCGCACCGGCAACGAGCTGTGCGAGGTGAAGCACGTGCAGGACCTGTGCCGCATCCGCGAGTCGGTCAgcgaggagctgctgcagctcgaGGCCAAGCGGCAGGAGCTCAACAGCGAGATCGCCAAGCTCAACTTGAAGATCGAGGCCTGCAAGAAGAGCATTGAGAATGCCAAGCaggacctgctgcagctgaagaacGTCATCAGTCAGACTGAGCATTCCTACAAAGAGCTGATGGCCCAGAACCAGCCCAAGCTCTCCTTGCCCATCCGGCTGCTGCCAGACAAGGATGATGCGACCTTTCCCCTGCCAAAATCCAACAGGAACTGCAGACTGCACAACTGCTTTGACTACTCGCGCTGCCCGCTGACGTCTGGCTTTCCAGTCTATGTCTACAACAGTGACGATTACCCTTTTGGTAGTTCCTTAGACCCTTTAATTAAACAGGCCTTTGAGGCGACTGTCAGAACTAATGTTTATGttactgaaaatgcaaatattgcTTGTGTGTATATAATTTTAGTGGGGGAAATGCAAGAGCCCGTAATGCCAAAACCTACTGAACTAGAGCAACAGTTGCACTCTTTGCCATATTGGAGGACTGATGGACACAACCATCTCATCATCAATCTGTCGAGGAAGTCGGAAACTCAGAACTTCATTTACAACATCAGCACGGGGCGCGCCATGATCGCCCAGTCCACCTTTTACGACGCCCAGTATCGACCGGGCTTTGACATCGTGGTATCACCTCTGGTCCACGCCATGTCCGAGCCCAACTTCCTGGAGATCCCGCCCCAGGTGCCGGTCAAGCGTAAGTACCTGTTCAGTTTCCAGGGGGAGAAGATCGAGTCCCTCCGCTCCAGCTTGCAGGAGGTTCGCTCTTTCGAGGAGGAGATTGAAGGCAACGCCCCGGCCGACTACGACGACCGGATCATCACCACCTTGAAGGCTGTTCAGGACAGCAAGCTGGACTTTGTTCTGGTGGAGTTCACGTGTAAGAACCAGCCTAAGGCGAGTCTGCCCACTGAGTGGGCTCTGTGTGGAGAAAGGGAAGACAGACTAGAGCTACTGAAGCTTTCTACTTTTGCACTGATCATCACCCCCGGGGACACCCGTTTAGTGATCTCCGCCGGGTGCACCATGAGACTGTTTGAGGCTCTGGAAGTCGGGGCCATCCCGGTGGTTCTCGGAGAGCAGGTTCAGCTACCCTACAACGATGTGATCCGGTGGAACGAGGCAGCCTTAATTATACCAAAGCCACGTATCACAGAAGTGCACTTTCTTCTGAGAAGCATTTCTGACAACGATCTCCTTGCCATGAGGAGGCAGGGCCGCTTCTTGTGGGAGACCTACTTCTCCACCTCCGACAACGTCTTCAGCACAGTCTTAGCTATCATAAGGACTCGAATCCAAATCCCGGCTGCTCCAATCCGAGAAGAACCCGCCGTGGAGATCCCCCACCGCTCTGGCAaagctgctggcacagaccccAATATGGCAGACAATGGTGACCTGGACTTGGGGCCCGTGGAAACGGAGCCACCCTACGCCTCTCCCAAATATCTCCGCAATTTCACCCTCACCGCGATGGATATCTACAGGAATTGGAATTCTGCCCCGGGGCCTTTCCACCTCTTCCCCTACACTCCCTTTGACCCCGTTTTACCATCAGAAGCAAAATTTTTGGGGTCTGGGACTGGTTTTCGACCAATTGGTGGAGGAGCAGGTGGCTCTGGGAAGGAGTTCCAGGCTGCTTTGGGTGGCAACGTCCCGCGGGAGCAGTTCACGGTGGTGATGTTGACTTACGAGCGGGAGGAAGTGTTGATGAACTCCCTAGAGAGGCTCAATGGTCTCCCCTACTTAAATAAAGTTGTGGTGGTGTGGAACTCCCCCAAGCTTCCCTCCGAGGATCTCCTGTGGCCGGACATTGGCGTCCCAATCATG GTGGTGCGCACGGAGAAGAACAGCCTGAACAACAGGTTCCTGCCCTGGGACGAGATCGAGACCGAGGCCATCCTGTCCATCGACGACGACGCCCACCTGCGCCACGACGAGATCATGTTCGGCTTCCG GGTGTGGAGGGAGGCCAGGGATCGCATCGTGGGCTTCCCCGGCCGCTACCACGCCTGGGACATCCCCCACCAGTCCTGGCTCTACAACTCCAACTACTCCTGCGAGCTCTCCATGGTGCTCACTGGTGCTGCCTTCTTCCACAAG TACTACGCCTACCTGTACTCGTACGTGATGCCCCAGGCCATCCGCGACATGGTGGACGAGTACATCAACTGCGAGGACATCGCCATGAACTTCCTGGTGTCCCACCTGACCAGGAAACCTCCCATCAAG GTGACCTCCCGCTGGACCTTCCGCTGCCCCGGCTGCCCCCAGGCGCTTTCCCACGACGATTCCCACTTCCACGAGCGCCACAAGTGCATCAACTTCTTCGTCAAGGTGTACGGGTACATGCCCCTGCTCTACACCCAGTTCCGCGTCGACTCGGTCCTCTTCAAGACCCGCCTGCCCCACGACAAGACCAAATGCTTCAAGTTCATCTAG